One segment of Streptomyces sp. TG1A-8 DNA contains the following:
- a CDS encoding peptidase domain-containing ABC transporter: MRLQAQVSDCGAACLAMVFALHGKNVPLADLRAATATGRDGVSARRLLQVARTYGFHGRGLRVPLQRIADLSAGTILFWNFDHFVVLESVRGRWVHLVDPQHGRRRVSLETFGESFTGVALQIVPPLPDVAGRAARTRRSSVSDTPWRYLRLFLPRTRRWTSFALCSLLLLGFNLATPLATKYVVERVSPGRSLQGAGYIGFGLLMLTGLFFVLYTIRFLSFLLIQTKVDERVTLGILDRLFTLPYEFFASRSPGDLQQRIRTSSAVRQVLSVSAFTSVFDGVLILSYMTLLLLADRLLALLVISVALAQVAILVLSWRRQAHASVDALEAQSRAEAELAELLEGMPTLKSAGVEEVAGQRWSHLLTQELNTRLHSRRQLALSSGLSAALQVAAPLLVLTVGSVRISHGEMSQGEVLAFGVLAMGLLVPLSNLVQVCLQVSGLGASLARLGDIMEAQQERTGNRPLPSVSGELAVDQVSFAYQGGHPVLHEVSFTVPRGGFTVLLGASGSGKSSCALLLAGLHTPTSGRVLVDGHDLATVDTMAYRRSISFVTQDARLFTGTIRENIAWGAPDVTEEAVVEAAKTAGIHADVTAMPMGYDTLLTSGGRGLSGGQRQRVILARALVRQPRLLILDEATSALDPMAEQAVFQRLTALDCTLVVVAHRLTAVQDADQVIVLERGRVVQQGRHDELLTVEGPYRALVNQ, translated from the coding sequence GTGCGCCTGCAGGCCCAGGTCAGTGATTGCGGCGCCGCGTGCCTCGCCATGGTGTTCGCCTTGCACGGGAAGAATGTGCCGCTCGCGGATCTGCGGGCGGCGACTGCCACCGGTCGCGACGGCGTCTCCGCACGCCGTCTGCTGCAGGTGGCACGGACGTACGGTTTCCACGGCCGAGGGCTGCGCGTCCCGCTGCAGCGCATCGCGGATCTGTCGGCCGGCACGATCCTTTTCTGGAACTTCGATCACTTCGTGGTGCTGGAAAGCGTGCGCGGACGCTGGGTGCACCTGGTCGACCCCCAGCACGGGCGCCGCCGTGTGTCACTGGAGACCTTCGGCGAGTCCTTCACCGGCGTCGCTCTGCAGATCGTGCCGCCGCTGCCCGACGTGGCGGGGCGTGCGGCCCGGACACGACGCTCCTCCGTCTCCGACACCCCCTGGCGATACCTGCGCTTGTTCCTGCCCCGTACTCGACGCTGGACGTCGTTCGCACTGTGCTCGCTGCTGCTGCTCGGCTTCAATCTGGCAACCCCGCTGGCCACCAAATACGTGGTGGAGCGGGTTTCACCGGGACGGTCGCTCCAGGGCGCGGGGTACATCGGCTTCGGTCTGCTGATGTTGACCGGGCTGTTCTTCGTCCTGTACACCATACGTTTCCTGTCTTTCCTGTTGATCCAGACCAAGGTGGACGAACGGGTCACTCTCGGCATTCTCGACCGCTTGTTCACGCTGCCGTATGAATTTTTCGCCAGTCGTAGTCCCGGAGATCTGCAGCAACGAATCCGTACCAGTTCCGCAGTTCGGCAGGTTTTGTCGGTGTCCGCGTTCACCAGCGTCTTTGACGGTGTGCTGATCCTGTCGTACATGACCTTGCTCTTGCTGGCCGACCGGTTGCTCGCCTTGCTGGTCATCTCGGTGGCTCTCGCGCAGGTGGCGATTTTGGTGCTGTCCTGGAGGCGGCAGGCCCACGCAAGCGTCGATGCGCTCGAGGCCCAGTCGCGTGCCGAAGCAGAACTCGCGGAACTGCTCGAAGGCATGCCGACGCTGAAGTCGGCCGGTGTCGAGGAGGTGGCGGGACAGCGCTGGAGCCACCTGCTGACCCAGGAGCTCAACACACGACTGCACAGCCGGCGGCAGTTGGCCCTTTCCTCGGGACTCAGCGCCGCGCTGCAAGTGGCCGCCCCCCTGCTCGTCTTGACGGTGGGATCAGTACGCATCTCCCACGGGGAGATGTCCCAAGGCGAGGTACTGGCATTCGGTGTACTCGCGATGGGCCTGCTGGTCCCGCTGTCCAATCTGGTGCAGGTGTGCTTGCAGGTTTCCGGCCTGGGCGCATCGCTCGCCCGCCTCGGCGACATCATGGAAGCGCAGCAGGAACGCACGGGGAACAGGCCTCTGCCGTCCGTCTCGGGCGAACTCGCTGTCGACCAGGTGTCCTTCGCCTACCAGGGGGGGCACCCGGTGCTGCACGAGGTGTCCTTCACAGTGCCGCGCGGGGGATTCACCGTGCTGCTGGGCGCTTCTGGTTCCGGCAAGAGCTCCTGCGCCCTGCTCCTGGCCGGTCTGCACACACCGACTTCGGGACGGGTGCTGGTAGACGGGCACGATCTCGCCACGGTCGACACCATGGCCTACCGCCGTTCCATCTCCTTCGTCACGCAGGACGCCCGGCTTTTCACCGGAACGATCCGGGAGAACATCGCCTGGGGCGCACCCGACGTCACTGAGGAGGCGGTGGTGGAAGCAGCCAAAACCGCTGGCATCCACGCCGACGTGACCGCGATGCCCATGGGGTACGACACTCTTCTCACATCAGGCGGCAGAGGTTTGTCCGGCGGCCAGCGGCAGCGTGTGATTCTCGCTCGTGCTCTCGTGCGCCAGCCTCGTCTGCTCATTCTCGACGAAGCGACCAGCGCCCTTGACCCGATGGCCGAGCAAGCCGTCTTCCAGCGGTTGACAGCCCTGGACTGCACGCTGGTGGTCGTCGCCCACCGCCTGACCGCGGTCCAGGACGCCGACCAGGTGATCGTTCTGGAGCGGGGCCGGGTGGTGCAACAGGGCCGGCACGACGAACTGCTCACCGTGGAAGGTCCCTATCGTGCCCTGGTGAACCAATGA